The following are encoded in a window of Eriocheir sinensis breed Jianghai 21 chromosome 35, ASM2467909v1, whole genome shotgun sequence genomic DNA:
- the LOC127007341 gene encoding PCI domain-containing protein 2-like, which yields MAFMSLNDYLQRVQATLYQQNGEALAELISFRDPHVMSSRLMLEKPERDVERVIDVSLAEVIAGHLRAVSSAGSGDTVEAWRTQMVVVQAVARFMQECKEENWMLPVMYTACLDVRLFALAADQELTRTGASKAGETLEKAAEALMSCFRVCAADTRTTEDCTKRWGLLYLVNQFFKIYFKINKLNLCKPMVRAIEALNFKDRFSLSQLITYKYYTGRKYMFDSDFQSADATLSFAFQRGHVGSRKNKRRILIYLIPVKMLRGYLPKPSLLERYNLPEFKDVVTSVRQGNVKLLSETLSRHESFFIGAGIYLILEKLKILAFRNLFKKVFLMSGTHQIDITLFLRALQWMCVEDVDLDETECILSNMINDGRMKGYISHAHRKLVVSKKDAFPPLTSC from the exons ATGGCTTTTATGTCATTAAATGATTACCTGCAAAGA GTCCAGGCAACACTGTACCAACAAAATGGAGAAGCACTTGCT GAGCTTATATCCTTTCGAGACCCACACGTCATGAGTTCACGCTTGATGCTGGAGAAGCCTGAGAGAGACGTGGAGCGAGTAATCGATGTCTCCTTAGCTGAAGTCATTGCAGGACACCTTAG ggcTGTGTCGTCAGCAGGGTCTGGAGACACAGTGGAGGCATGGAGGAcacagatggtggtggtgcaagctGTGGCGCGCTTCATGCAGGAATGTAAGGAGGAGAACTGGATGCTGCCTGTCATGTACACTGCATGCCTGGATGTAAG gTTGTTTGCTTTAGCTGCAGACCAAGAACTGACTCGCACAGGAGCAAGCAAGGCTGGAGAAACCCTGGAGAAAGCTGCTGAAGCTCTAATGAGCTGCTTCCGTGTGTGTGCTGCAGACAC GCGCACAACAGAGGATTGCACTAAGCGCTGGGGGCTGCTGTACCTTGTGAACCAATTTTTTAAGATTTATTTTAAGATCAACAAACTAAACCTTTGCAAACCAATGGTACGTGCAATAGAGGCTCTTAACTTCAAGGATCGCTTCTCACTCTCCCAGCTCATCACCTACAAGTATTACACCGGCAGGAAGTACATGTTTGACTCAGACTTCCAATCAG CTGATGCAACTTTGTCATTTGCATTCCAAAGAGGCCACGTCGGAAGTCGCAAGAACAAAAGACGCATCCTCATTTACCTGATTCCTGTCAAAATGCTGCGG GGCTACCTGCCTAAGCCGTCCTTGTTGGAGAGGTATAACCTGCCGGAGTTCAAAGATGTGGTCACCTCAGTGCGGCAGGGCAACGTGAAGTTACTCTCCGAGACCCTGTCCAGGCATGAGAGCTTTTTCATTGGAGCTGGTATATACCTCATCTTGGAGAAGCTCAAAATATTAGCATTCAGGAACCTCTTTAAAAAAGT ATTCCTGATGAGTGGCACCCACCAGATTGACATCACACTGTTTCTGCGTGCCCTGCAGTGGATGTGTGTGGAGGATGTGGACTTGGATGAGACGGAGTGTATCCTCTCCAACATGATTAATGATGGACGCATGAAAGGCTACATCTCCCACGCTCACCGTAAGCTTGTAGTGAGCAAGAAAGATGCATTCCCACCTCTCACTTCTTGCTGA
- the LOC127007343 gene encoding GPN-loop GTPase 3-like, with the protein MRYCQLVLGPAGSGKSTYCAAIQKHAETMNRVISVVNLDPAAEAFSYETLLDVRDLIQLDDVLQAEDMDFGPNGGLVFCMEYLLEPDGLDWLKEQLGDYEDDCLLFDCPGQIELYTHMDVMKRLVQQLQAWDFRVCAVFVLDAGYMVDAARFLSGSLTALATMVQLEVPHINILTKMDLLNKAAREQLELFLEPEIHELLASEHSISRFNKKYQKLTNALGKVLDDFSLVRYVPLNINNEESLTDVLIQTDFALQYGEDLDVRSKDFEYPDPEDRE; encoded by the exons ATGAGGTACTGCCAATTGGTGCTTGGGCCTGCTGGCTCAGGCAAGTCTACTTACTGTGCAGCCATTCAGAAACATGCTGAGACTATGAACAGAGTCATCAG tGTAGTCAACTTGGACCCTGCAGCTGAGGCATTTTCTTATGAAACTTTGTTGGATGTGCGAGATTTGATTCAGCTAGATGATGTCCTGCAAGCTGAAGACATGGATTTTGGTCCCAATGGAGGGCTTGTGTTTTGTATGGAGTACCTGCTGGAGCCAGATGGGCTTGATTGGCTCAAG GAACAACTTGGTGACTATGAAGATGACTGCCTCTTGTTTGACTGTCCAGGTCAGATAGAACTCTACACACACATGGATGTCATGAAGAg ATTAGTCCAGCAGCTTCAGGCCTGGGACTTCAGAGTATGTGCAGTGTTTGTATTGGATGCTGGATATATGGTTGATGCTGCCAGGTTCCTCTCAGGGTCCCTCACTGCACTGGCCACTATGGTGCAGTTGGAG GTTCCTCACATTAACATTCTAACCAAAATGGATCTGCTGAATAAAGCAGCCCGAGAGCAGTTGGAACTATTTCTGGAGCCAGAGATCCATGAACTGCTTGCCTCAGAACACAGCATCTCCAGGTTTAACAAAAA GTATCAGAAGCTAACTAATGCTTTAGGAAAAGTTCTAGATGACTTCTCCCTAGTTCGGTATGTACCTTTGAACATAAACAATGAAGAGTCTCTAACAGACGTGTTGATTCAAACTGACTTCGCTCTTCAGTATGGGGAAGACCTTGATGTCAGAAGCAAAGACTTTGAATATCCAGATCCCGAAGACAGGGAGTGA